One genomic segment of Sanyastnella coralliicola includes these proteins:
- a CDS encoding T9SS type A sorting domain-containing protein, which yields MKTLITMLSALLLSSFAFSQATGLSVDVYAVHDGMVGTTDLAGYQTYRVYAEFTDSSDELSALYGLLMDDDQPDEQDLLISTNGSCFDHDMGGFTPTHSCNDYAMNPELEYDTYYTLDATSSCDPEDVGAYPTVPSIIPSAVCNSIIDDGVITAWDPVPVGDDHRVLIAQVTTDSFFGINLCLQVFNDNWDDEQQECFELQNILGGCTDPTASNYDVNATVDNGTCMIPMVFGCLDSEACNYNAEANADDGSCVYPGCMDANACNFNSDAGCDDGSCTFPGCDDAEACNYDAAAGCDDGSCTYPGCQDILACNYDADAGCEDNSLCDYMVTYSVGGATDVIEASIVTYDYQETAESTYAWEIEGGTVDSGQGSASVQVLWGEPGNGIVRVIETDATGCIGEAVEIQITIDPDLNVLETDQLNMILFPNPANDVVTIQVPENLKNMPFEIVNVVGQQVLNLGNLQRQQEQIDVNMLATGVYFVKATNANGHFTQRLVIKR from the coding sequence ATGAAAACCTTAATCACCATGCTGAGCGCATTGCTACTCAGTAGTTTTGCCTTTTCCCAAGCTACCGGACTAAGTGTAGATGTCTATGCCGTTCATGACGGAATGGTTGGTACAACCGATCTTGCCGGTTACCAAACTTATCGCGTTTATGCTGAGTTTACTGATTCAAGTGATGAACTCTCAGCTTTGTATGGTCTTCTCATGGACGATGACCAACCTGACGAACAAGATTTGCTTATCTCAACCAACGGAAGTTGCTTTGACCATGACATGGGTGGCTTCACCCCGACCCACTCATGCAACGACTACGCTATGAATCCGGAGTTGGAATATGACACCTATTACACCCTGGATGCCACAAGCTCTTGCGACCCAGAAGACGTGGGTGCCTATCCTACAGTGCCAAGTATCATCCCATCTGCAGTTTGTAATAGTATAATAGATGATGGTGTGATTACAGCTTGGGATCCTGTTCCTGTTGGAGATGACCATCGCGTTCTTATTGCACAGGTAACTACAGACAGCTTCTTTGGCATTAACCTTTGCCTTCAAGTCTTCAACGACAACTGGGATGACGAACAACAAGAGTGTTTTGAGCTTCAGAATATTCTCGGCGGGTGCACAGATCCTACAGCAAGCAATTATGATGTCAATGCCACCGTCGATAATGGTACGTGCATGATTCCAATGGTTTTCGGTTGTCTTGATTCTGAGGCATGTAACTATAATGCAGAGGCCAATGCAGATGATGGTTCATGTGTATATCCTGGCTGTATGGATGCGAATGCTTGTAACTTCAATTCAGACGCTGGATGTGACGACGGAAGCTGCACCTTCCCTGGGTGCGACGATGCAGAAGCATGCAACTACGACGCTGCCGCTGGTTGCGATGATGGGTCATGCACTTACCCAGGTTGTCAAGACATTCTTGCATGTAATTACGATGCCGACGCCGGATGTGAAGACAATTCACTCTGTGACTATATGGTCACTTATTCCGTTGGAGGGGCGACTGACGTAATTGAAGCTTCTATCGTCACTTATGATTATCAAGAAACAGCAGAATCCACCTACGCTTGGGAAATCGAAGGGGGTACGGTTGATTCAGGACAAGGGTCTGCCTCCGTACAAGTGCTATGGGGTGAACCTGGAAACGGAATTGTACGCGTCATTGAAACCGATGCCACAGGGTGTATCGGTGAAGCCGTTGAAATTCAAATCACCATTGATCCAGATTTGAATGTACTCGAAACAGATCAACTGAACATGATTTTGTTCCCTAACCCAGCTAACGATGTAGTAACCATTCAAGTGCCTGAAAACCTCAAAAACATGCCGTTTGAAATCGTGAATGTGGTTGGCCAGCAAGTGCTGAATCTGGGCAATCTCCAACGACAGCAAGAGCAAATCGATGTGAACATGCTTGCTACGGGTGTTTATTTTGTCAAGGCGACGAACGCCAACGGACATTTCACCCAACGATTGGTCATCAAACGATAA